Part of the Augochlora pura isolate Apur16 chromosome 10, APUR_v2.2.1, whole genome shotgun sequence genome, TTTCCCTGTTTGACCAGTTCAAATATCGTTTTtatcttaacaatttcaaaccaatttgaacaaaatattgaacttgTTCTTGATCTCTTGCTATTAATAACTACGTCAATGCTTAGATTTCGTTTTGTGTATGCATATCATATTTttctggaaatattttaaaacttcaCGATAGTGACAACATACATCAAGAATTCTTCCTAATAATTGTTTACAGAACTTCATTGAACATTAGTAGAAATGCTCCCAATCAGTTTTCACAAATACTGATTAAGTTTTAAGTTTTTCTTTAtagttttacagaattttaataaagaataataaggaactttatttaacaaaaatatcgaacttaaaataatcaaaatatattcacTAAACTGTTCTTTACTAAAAGTAAATTCAATCGTATCTATTATAGTGTGAGAAGCATAGCCTCGAAGAAATTCTCAAAATGGAAGCGGAAAAAGTACCAAGATATAAAGACAATATGCCATTGTGACACGCATGAGAAAATGGCAACTCACAGCTCTCAAAAGCCgaaaaaaacgagaaataaaaaacgcGGCAGAAGAGGAAACaaccagaaaaataaattgatgtcATCTCTTTGCATATGCGTCAGAGAGTCCGATTTGGACAACTAAAATTTGGAATGGATGGAACGTTTGTACACTCAACAACTAAAGTTTCACAAATAGAACCAATTATCGATTTTGTTTACTGTATCAGCTCACTAAAATTTCTCATGACTCTACAACCATATTTGCAAgcataaaatttcttaaacttCTTTTGAATAagtgaatttttgaatttaaaaatacttaaaaaatattttatacagtttatatagaaaatacaatttctcaTGACAGAgttgattttgtaatttcaatttctaagtTCTGTATTcacattttcctttttcttcaatatttaggactctgatatacatataatttagcGTTTTAACTTTTCGTTCACATTTTTACGTTACCAACTGACGAcacatatattttacataccAAGAATAAtaagtttttgaaaataaaagacttctaaatataaatgggtgctgtatatatgtataataatcaaattgcggactttttgcaaaataaaaactgtcttTCCCAATTACAAGGAATGgaagctaaataaaattatttttccctcATCATAgatttgaataaatgaatgatagtataacaacatttttaatcattacGCGCtcttcagaaatatttttttcaaaatttttatttattttcgttttatcgtATGATTTAAACAACTGcattaaatcataatataatcgTAGAGGAGTAAAAGTCTTTAcagtaactaaaataaatgtatttttattcgtggataaattcttctaacgtTTTTagtgttttataatttgatttactcatataatatcataaatgcacaaaatccacAATCTAAGAATGATGAAAATCAATGCACATAGTAAAGATTTTCGTATCGAACATTCAAAGTACTAAAGAGATTTATTtcgtgataaaaaaaatacattataaacGAAGGATCCAAcgatgaataaatttgatcaTTTATTACTTTCGATCAATATATCTGTATACCTCGTCGTCAtcgtttaattctttaatgTCAACATCCGTTACATAGCTTTGTTTAGGGATATCGAATAAGCTACAAGCATACTTGATATCTCCACGATATAGTTCACGTGTAATGCAGAAACTGCAACCAAGAATTACAGTTACCGGATTAACTTAACTATCAGATAAATCATAATGAATTATCTTGCACAGAACATTATTCTGCTATTAGCaagtacatatacataattaaaggGTATATATATCGctgaaaaagtataaaatcatTACTGTAGTTAGCTTTAACCCTTGTCCTATTATACAGAGTCACTTCTGACTCGTGTTTTGATTGTGCTAACGATGCAAGTGCATTGCTCTggtcatttatattttttaaacaagtctttccttctttttaccttaaatacaattaaataacattgttcAACAAATTTGAACATTCTCCATTAGGCAATCTTTGTAGACTTTGATACATTAAACGCGAATTCAGAAGTCGCTTTCTTAatcactttcaattttttgagaaatttacaAATCTTTTCGTTTTAGTGGAAAAAGCGATACGAATGttttttatgtgaaataattttgtagattttcCCAAATACGATGGTtaatgttttacaatattataaaaatttaaacgtGTCTTATGAAAGCAAGAATTTGGACGTGAAATGGGCTTACATTTTATctcaatttctcaaatatcaaaataactttatattgtatttggggaaaataaaaatgatttgataTGTTTGGGAGATTCTACAAAATTTGTCTACACAAAATACACTTGTACTTATTTCTACACAAAATACGTTGTGCGCTTAAAGCAGAAGATATTCACAAAGTTAAAAAGTTCACTTTttcttcaacattttttaaaaacaaaggAAGACAAAACACGACTTTTAGATCTTAATTCAGCTTATCATAATCTACAAAAATCCTATAAATTACCAAAATGCAACATTAGGGTTatcaatgtaatattttatatcgataaGACAGATACAGAGCATCTACATTCTGGTACAGGTCAGAAGTGATCCAGTATTGTCTGTTTCTGGGCTAACAACGGTCTGTGCTTTTTTCTCGTGTaccttttttataaatatgataacaTGTCTTACATGACTCGCCAAAGGCAGTGATTGTAAATGAAACTAATGTCATGTTCGTTTCTAAAACACGTACTTGCGAGTACATACTTGCGTATTCGTCCATCATTCAAATGGATTCTCATTAGATTCTACACtatttatactgtaataatcGTTCTTTTTTGCACGGAAACGGAATAAAAACGTTTCTGGAGCATCCtgttattagaatatattttcagaagCATCAAGCTTCAAACGTCCAGCTTCGATGCGAAGTTCTGTCATATAGTAGAGACCCTACTATTCTACGATATATGGAGCTTAGCTAGCAGatggtaaattaaattaatacgtaaCACATCGTATTATCATTGATACATTGGAATGATCAGTCTCTTCTCACATAATTGGCTTTCGACCGTATTGTAAACAGATCCAGCCGATTGTCAAGCCAAGCGAGGCAATCACGTTTCTATATATGCTACGAAATATAGATGAGTGTTCCAGGAATTAAGACTAAATACATGTTACAAGCACTGATAACAGTTAAGTCTAATGAAGGTAGAATTTTTGATATCATCTCTAATCCTCACCAGTAAGGAAGAGACATGCACACAAGTTATGGCATAAATTCACCGTGTAGTGCGTCTGTTGGCATTGCGTAATTGTTTCTCAATTTCAAACTGCCGTAGATCTGCTCTCTGCAAGAAATCTTGACGCTCCAAATAGCCATCTTTGCCTTTATTATGAGTGCTGATCTCTTCCTCCAagttttcttcctttttgtaACTGTCCCAATCCAGCTTCGACTTTTCTAAGGTACTGATTTTTGCTTTTTTCCCTATTTGACCAAGAACTGAAGAGATACCTCCTAAACCAGCTCGTTTAAAACCTCTTCCTCTCCCAGAACCCCTTCCAGCAGGTGCAGCAGGTGCAGCAGAATTCCCAGTCTTATCAGAATTCTCTGCTGAAGAAAGAGACAGTCTAGCTTCAGCTGAATCTATCGACACTTCTTTCTCAACCTTTACTTCCTCTCCAGCAAACTCAAAGACTTTAGTTATCTTCACCTTCTCTCCTACTTTTGGCTTTTCTGAGGGCAGAGGTTTCGGACTTGCTTTGCTTGCTGTATTTTGAGATGTAGATTTGGGTACAGTTGCTGCAATATATAGAAATGCAGTAAAGATGAGCAATAGTGTAAAGTTATTGGATGTTGCtcgaacaaatgaaattatagatTAAACCATTACCTGTATCTTTCATAAAATCTGCCCAAAGTGAATCagctttcttcttctcctcttcttcggtaagtttcttcttttccttgGATTCTTCAGTTTCCACTTTTTCTTCCTCATTGCTGTCAGCTTTCACATCTTTTCCAGACCTCTtatgttttttaacattaGACTTTGTACCTCTGTTTCCCTTTTTTCGTTGTTTCTTTGTAGTTTCCCTCTTATTTTCATCATTCTCATCCTCAGGTCCACTTTCTGCATCACCTTCCGATTCTACTTCTGAAACTGGCTCACTGTCAGCACCATCAGGAACATAATCTTCATCGTCTTCATCAGAATCAGAAGGTAACTGATGTTCCTCAgtcatattaatatagaatttaataggTAATTATACCTGTAATGCAAAAATGtgtagaattataatttattacaacacCTTTGTCTTAACAAATCACTtagtgtattttattattataactttattattgGTTTATGTAttcgtttcatatttatttactcaatttaaatttagaatttactaatcagtaacaaaatttgataatttctgtgaaatgaaaatggtaATGTCTTCAAATTTTAAGCTTTCTTTTTGTATCGTATACAAAACTAAACAACCTAACCTCTTTGACAAGTGCAATTCAGCATATGATTGCAAGTTTATGAACGAATTATTGATGTTTACTATTTCGGATACTTACGTATTTTCTCagcaaaataaatacagtgtTTCTCGCAAAAGAATTCGGTTACTCGACGAACCACCTTCCGGAACTTTCGTcagattgttaaaaatatctttcagttcagttattttttattatttccttatatatgtattaacgtgcttgaaataaaatcgataatcgTTTCGTAACTACGTGAAAAAACAGATACACGTGAGAAACCACAAAAAATTAACGATCGAAGTGTATGAATTACGAATCGATTCACGATTCGCCAATTCCTTGCTTTGCATCATAGCTTCTACATAGTGTAGAGACGCTTGATGATGCTCTGCGCCATATCCCTAGGGCGACACAAAGGGAATATCATCGAGCGAAGTTGGTGCTCCTATCGCACTATCCCCTAACCAATCAACAAACAAGTGGAGTAATAGAGCGGATTGGCgactaaattataaatagcatTATGCGGAATTTCCAAAAAGCGCAAATCGCTTTACTGATAATCTTTAAATCAAAACAAGGATTTTCGTAACTGACAGTTTCAAGTTTTAGCTAATCCTTCGGCTAAGTCTAACCTCCTAAATGTAttgatatatgtattttaactGATTACCTTTGAATGAAGATCAAACCAGTATTCAAAGTGTTTGACAGCGTATTATAAGTAAAATTGAAGTGGTCATAGCGCGATCTGCGCGGTATCGACACCTGAGATATGTTTGGGATCAGGTGATCAGGGCTCTTAGACGACGAACTGTTCTTGAAATTTCCACTCGAGACAAGCCAGGTTTCCTGCTCGAATTCTACGTCGAGTGGTGGAGAGGAGACCTTACAACAGTATTGGACGACTCCAATGCATTGCTAATGGAATCCACTGGCATCATCCAATCTCATTTGGAAGgcctcccccctctcctccaTTCTACAACACATTTTAATGttcactataaatatatataaataaattaatatctgttatgaatttatataaattaattttttctaaagcTTTCCGATGACATGCTATTACTTTCATGCATGTATTAAACGTGGATGGCTAATTCTCTTACATTTACTTTTCTGATGGAAAGTATAGTAATAGAACCTACTCCTGCAAACTTTTCTTATTCCCTAAGCTGACACGTATATCTCCaccattttattgtatttccaATTCGCAGTATGTAGTTCCTGTCTAAGCAATGAATCTAAGTAAATCTATCAGTGAATCTaagcaatgaaaatttctatatccGGTCTCGCTAATAGATCATGTTGCGGCCTGAAAGTGTGCAGGAGTAGGTCCCactactataataaaaaggCTTGTCTCTTAACAGCCCTGGCTGCAGTATTTTCGAGCTCGTTAGAACAATGGAAGTGAAATCATTGACATTTATATGTTTTCAAACGataagaaatagaatttaaagaattttgtaGGCAACATATATAAAGTACTGAATTCGGCATACCCTGCGACCTCGGGGGCAAAGCGTTCAGAAATATAAAGGTAGGTACAGAAACTGCTTTTCTCTGATTGGATGAGGCTTCACGGTCAAACAGTGCTGCTCTCACAGTTTTAGATAAAGAGAGGAAGTTGCGAACGAGCAAGACAGCATGACATCAACACAACCACTAGCGGAACAAGTCACACCGACAACCAATGCAGTCCGTTTCACTTTACCATGCTTGCGGTCTTACTCTTTTCGCGCATCCCTATCCATGGCGCTCCACCTGAAACACGCGGCGCGATGCATACAAAAgtatgtaataatacatatatcaacataataaataaacgagtaATACACATTCtaacataaatacataaattatgcataaattacacattattaaataatggaGATGCTATATAATACAGAAACAAgcagcaaatatttcaatgtaacaggttaataaataataagaaataatgtaagcaaatatttgcaaaaatcagacatcaataaaatattgttcaaaaaatatcaataactaTTCAATATGGAAACTTTTTGGATGTACTTTAATCTATTATTGATATCAACGCATAGAAGGTTAACTTTGTCTCAATCTTTTTAAACTTCTTCTGTGCAATAGTATAAATGGAATGCGTTCTATAAAAGAAGAAcatattcgtttctttttttgtaattGGAAAAAGGAGAAACTCATTTCTTAAGAATATCCCGATTTGTCATCGAACACGCTTCTGAAAAATAAGATTACAGCTAAATGAGCAAGCTTCTACAAGAAAacttagtataataatatagataaagGTTCAAGGAATAGTTTTCCGCTAAGTTCCCAAGacatattttagtatttttgagaaaattagTTTATAGATAGTTGAATGTATAGGacaactctttgcactcgaagctgttttcattatattttaaacatatttttttatctccGGTATTTCTACTTTATATGACTTATTGCGAtttgtgcatatgaaattaagtTCATTAGCAAGTACAATacttgttattttaacaatctctaaatataaacaagttattaaaattattttgagaaataataagtaatttttagtGGCGTTTCAGAGTtgtcactcgagtgcaaaggattaacctCGATGGATATGTAACTTCGAGacaataaaaactaaataaaactaaatatacgataaataattaaactatataacaaacaaaataacttgaatttgaataaatgaatgttAAGATATGGCAATATAACAGGCAAATGCTGGAGGAAGCAGAGACAAAGAGATCGCTGTTCATAATCATGTGTTTTTTGGGTGTTCAGGgtttctttctcgtttctttcttttgactgtttacgtaaaaataaagacTCTATTACGGTTATGTTATAGTAAGAATGacaaatatattgatttttcgaattttttccaTTGTTGGAATCGCAGTGGCGATTCCATTTAAGGGCagctttcatttttattttcagtttgtaaaaattattattttgagatTGTCAAAACTATTGTTGTTACTCCATAATACATCACTTCAGAtactttacataaaaatttggaCATTCGTAATGTTAAAGAACAGATAAGAAAATTCGCGACAGCACACAAGAAACGAATGTCAAACTATCCCAATGAACACATCAAAGACCTAAATCATATATCGCAacaaaaaaaacgaaaacgaaataaacCAACTGATTTGTAGAATTAAAGAAGGAACAtcacatatgtatgtatattagaattattcaaatgaactATTTTTCTCAAAGAATccattaaacttttatttcaaatatttctttgtcaGATCAGCgttaatgtttcaaaaatccAAATATTCGGCATAAATTTTCGGATATCTGTTTATCAAGGTTTTGTAAGTACGGTCGGCAACCTACGAAAAATAGTGTAATGCATATTTAAGTTCTTCATTTATGACCCGCTTAGTCCGCGAGTATCAGTGACCCTCTTCCACCATAGCCTGGAAGCATTGTTTCAAAACAGAAAGTACCGTGAAAACAATGGATACTTTTGAAAAGGGATTAACTTCTGTCAGTGGTGGATTCACCCCAAGACGCATTAGGCGTGCGTCTGGGGCCCCTGTCGTAAAAGATNNNNNNNNNNNNNNNNNNNNNNNNNNNNNNNNNNNNNNNNNNNNNNNNNNNNNNNNNNNNNNNNNNNNNNNNNNNNNNNNNNNNNNNNNNNNNNNNNNNNAGCcaatttcgatttttgttcCGAGGATCTTTTACGACAGGGGCCCCGGGCGCACGCCTAATGCGTCTTGAGATGAATCCACCACTGACAGAAGTTAATCCCTTTTCAAAAGTATCCATTGTTTTCACGGTACTTTCTGTTTTGAAACAATGCTTCCAGGCTATGGTGGAAGAGGGTCACTGATAACCAGTGACTAAGCGCGTCATAAATGAAGACCCTAAATATGCGGTACACTATTTTTCGTAGGTTGCCGACCGTACTTACAAAACCCTCATATTATTCTACGTGAAAAGTGCATAAATTtagtctgaaatatttttttgtcgGATCTCCCTTTGTTGAGGTATTCAGggaaacatttacaaaattattgattgaTTCTTTTATGTATCAAGATTGATATTGTTTTcgcattaaaataacaatttgttttAACTTTTTGTAATGTAACTTTTCATAAAAACATCATAGCATATATGTACTCAAAAACACGATTGTTGACATACAAATAGGTATTAATACGTTTAGGAAATGATGGATGCCCAGATAATAAAATCTCCACCTGATACATACTACGACAACTATGATCCAGCTATGATGTATCATCAtacgtacatatgtatagcTATGATGTATGCTTGTTTAGGTGAGTACAGCAGAATATATCAAAAAGAGTCGtagttattaaaaacatattcctacaaaaattgtttgatagAATGAGCTCTATCGTATagtattaattgttttcttgttAGAATAGTGCACTATCAAATCGTTACtcaagtaattaattaaaattgatagtaCATTTGTAAGTTTTGTCAAAGTGAATTATTTGCGTATGATTAATTAAAGTAGTTGTGCCAGTTTACCGTATAagatatatcaaatattttgtcttaaaattcaatcaattatttatttgttaaaattgaacatGTCAAAGACGAATGTTCCTAGCGTaccataaaaatcatttcaatttttatatactgaATCTGCTGTATTTTCTgcaaagaaacaatttattttctgcaaaTTAGTCGCAGTTTTATCCCAACTTTTTACACTTTCGACCAATAACTGTCAGAAATTTGCAGtttgtttttgatttttcaatgtttgCAGCTTAACCTTACGTCAATCAATTTAGATAACATTTGTGATGTGCAGTTATTGTCTAATAGACTGCTCCTTCtgtaatctaaaaataattcaagattttttagataatttcTAAAGAAGTTATTGCTTcttaaatattgtactataaatGCAGGATCTGTGCAATTATGCTTATTTACTATACTggctatatttatttattgtataccataatataaatgaaaaattcgttttttttattaatcatttttatttatttccattaaatattCACTATTACCGTGCAGTTCTACCCACGCAAcagttctattttttttattaaaaacataaaatactgaatatttaatgaaaataaataaaaatgattaatgagaaatacgatttttatcatttatatttcattcttcATTATACTATACAGCAGTTTAGTGTATGAGTACGAGTGAGAATAATTGTAAGCAAGTAAGTATATTATTCGTCATCGCGAGCAACTACGTAATACTCGTAATAATATACTTcataagttttaataaatcatatgCACTGTGACGATGTCAATATTATAAGTGATGCGTTCGATCGCAGTAATAGTTTGAATGTAATCAGtgttaacaaaaatgtattaaatgaagatttaatatatttcgaaaatataatttttctaatagctagccttttttcttacttttctATACCTAGACAGAAACTGTAATTTTTTCGCAGAAGCAACAAGAATCTCCAGTGTTTCACGGGCtcctgtatttaataataaaggcCTTTTTCAAGACCCCAAAATCACGcaatcataaaaattcgtacTTATCACTCCAGACATGAGAATGTCGATGCCtgaatcaaatataattttgtatgtaaTCGAAATCCATAAACAACACAGCCATTTTCCTATACTCTTAGTTTCGTTGCAGATTGTGGATCAAAATTCGATTAGacgtttcgaaattgtttcatatattttttatctttctcgCTGGTAAATTGTTCCAATCTTCAATTATTCTTAACTCTGATTCTCTAAATCTCTGAGTTTGAGAATCTTTTTCTCGgtaattaacccctttgccgtaccattttcttcatagttacaatggtAAGTACCTTTttggttataataatttcttaggagaaaaagaaaatttatatttattgtgtgtcTACGTTTACTAGagcgattaaatattaattgcaagagaacataattttaatctgatttaaaagaaaggaataacAGTAATACTTAACAggatattaatacaaatctccgtcacgagtctgaaTCGTtcaaatacggcaaggggttaatcaatTAATGCAAGTTTCAGTTTtgcttttcaaatatttaaaagtagaaaacgtctaaaattgtaaaattattcgttacTTCCGAAACTCTTTCTGGTAGAGTAAAGCACTGATTGCTGTCCGTTACAGTTGACAAGGACTGGAATGGCTAAATTGACAAAATTGTATAGTTTCATAAACTAGAAACCAATAGCTAAAACATAGCTTAcggtttttcgaaaattaaaataattgtagaaatggTCACTGCTTCAAGATGTTCGCAAACACTACACTATGTAGTGAGAATCTTATGGGGATGGAAAGTACAAGTCGAATATCGCGCCGCGTTTATCAGATGGAACGCCATAGATACGGATGCGCGAAAAGAGCGAGTCCGCATAGTACGCTAAAGTGAAAGGACCTGAATTTCTTATCCGTGTGGATACTTACACATAGAGCCTGCTGGTTTTgttctgtctctctcgatcATCTCCCGCTACCTGCACAAGCCAACTGCGCTGAACTGGATGCGCATTGAAGTGGTGGGGATAGGAGTGCTCTGAAAGAAGAAGTTACCTAGGAAGTAATCGCCGCGATGAGGAGTCATTACTGTACGCAAAGCTGGAAGAGAAGGGTCTGCAGTTGTGTATTTGCTCAGAAGGTGGCGAAGTGTTGTGAGTTAGTCTCCAATCAATTGCAGTTCTGCCTATGTGATTCTTCGTGGGTACACTGAGCCGTCAGGGGACGCCATGTTTATACTATCGGTGGTGTGGTGCGGGTATACGTGTGACCATTATTTTCAAGTAATAAagtttaactatttatttacatgGTATAACGCGATATGAAGTGTTTTGTGCGTGAAGTGTAGTCCGATTAATGCTATGGAAGATCTGTGCTCATTGGTAGTACACGAAATAATCGTATAGACGCGAACAATCTATGACTTACGAACCTTCGTTTTTCGGAGTTCTTTTGCTACCTCGTAAATTGTTTACAAGTTGTTCATGCTGCTTTACGGCTCAATAGAGTCCTCAGAACGTGCTATTTGCGTTAGGAATACAATTTCCTTTTCAGGAACCTTCCGCGACCATTGGGTGGATATAATGCACCTTTGTTACAAGAATTTCCGCGTTTTATAACCTGACAACACGTCCGTGGTTTCTCTGTCTTTATCATGTCATTGCATCTTTGACAAAGTATTAAGTGGTAAGGATTGAACAATACCATGATTGTTACGTATTTTCTCCTGTCACCCATACTATCAAGAAGAAATCCCgcgttaatatatttcttaagaaTGTTGTACAGTTCGTAAAGTACCAAATACtttcgtgaaattaatttattatttttatttcttatagttCTAGTTTGTGTTTTGCTCACTttcttgatatatttttctttgtttgaaTCTTTCTTTTTGTGATATatgttgcaataatattttcttcattgcATCCCACTATTTTTTAAGCAGTATTCAAATAGAATAGAGATTAAGTTTTTTTTACCAAatcttgtataattattatatctatattatagatttatacaGGACCggtgttttttttatatttacacacGATGAAAGtttgataaataacaatatcatTAGCATTATGAATACTTCATTTACATCTTAATTTGTTACGAAATTATGTTCTAtaaagttatattaaatattttcaactatttaatTATGCACATATTTTTTCACTATTTGGttggtaatattatatatgaaaatagaGTTCATTGTTTATATAACTGAATAACAATAACATTGATTTGATATGAcgataaatatacataatagaattttgtattttagatctaaagtaaaactaataaaCTCCAAAATGTGGTCATCACAAGGTACTAATTCGAACTCAAAGTCCTCTTCAAATGAAGGAAATCTACGTACAT contains:
- the Yeti gene encoding yeti codes for the protein MTEEHQLPSDSDEDDEDYVPDGADSEPVSEVESEGDAESGPEDENDENKRETTKKQRKKGNRGTKSNVKKHKRSGKDVKADSNEEEKVETEESKEKKKLTEEEEKKKADSLWADFMKDTATVPKSTSQNTASKASPKPLPSEKPKVGEKVKITKVFEFAGEEVKVEKEVSIDSAEARLSLSSAENSDKTGNSAAPAAPAGRGSGRGRGFKRAGLGGISSVLGQIGKKAKISTLEKSKLDWDSYKKEENLEEEISTHNKGKDGYLERQDFLQRADLRQFEIEKQLRNANRRTTR